One Lacticaseibacillus rhamnosus genomic window carries:
- a CDS encoding DUF916 and DUF3324 domain-containing protein — MKKKLFCFITLIVMLIMPATQVFASELNFAAKAELPDNQVNPDVSYFDIKMNPGAQQTLHVQLRNETEKPVTLDVELASATTNLNGVVEYTPNTIKPAKSLQFNMKDYVKAPKQTVIPAKGSTVLDLAVKMPDKSFNGVMAGGITLKEHGLSDQGSQTSGKKVAIKNRFSYVIGLLMRQNLAAVPAHVKLNAVKPSQVNARNVILTSMENDTATFIQQVAVDAKIFAKGSNQALYQVAKEGLQIAPDTNFDFPIALAGKALKPGTYVAKLEVYGNRQPNGKILRTTAEGKQHYRDHWTMTKQFTITEKAASTLNQRDVTIKPSHPQWTYILIGAVIVLMALIILLLILLLRRQAKKQAS, encoded by the coding sequence GTGAAGAAAAAACTTTTCTGCTTCATAACGCTTATTGTGATGTTGATCATGCCTGCCACTCAAGTTTTTGCTTCGGAATTAAACTTTGCTGCTAAAGCCGAGTTACCGGACAATCAAGTGAATCCTGATGTTAGCTATTTTGACATCAAAATGAATCCTGGCGCTCAGCAAACGTTACATGTTCAGTTGCGTAATGAAACCGAAAAGCCAGTGACACTCGATGTCGAGCTTGCCAGTGCCACCACGAATCTCAATGGCGTGGTGGAATATACACCCAACACGATTAAGCCGGCAAAGAGTTTGCAATTCAACATGAAGGATTATGTTAAAGCGCCCAAGCAAACCGTTATTCCAGCTAAGGGCAGTACCGTTTTGGATTTAGCTGTTAAGATGCCGGATAAAAGTTTTAATGGCGTCATGGCTGGGGGAATCACCCTTAAAGAACATGGCTTGAGTGATCAAGGTAGCCAAACATCAGGGAAAAAGGTTGCGATCAAAAATCGCTTTTCCTATGTCATCGGGCTCCTGATGCGCCAAAACTTAGCCGCTGTTCCAGCTCACGTTAAATTGAATGCGGTTAAGCCAAGTCAGGTTAATGCACGCAATGTCATTTTAACTTCGATGGAAAATGATACGGCAACCTTCATTCAGCAAGTAGCCGTGGATGCAAAGATCTTTGCTAAAGGTTCTAACCAGGCACTTTACCAAGTTGCCAAAGAGGGTCTGCAGATTGCGCCAGATACGAACTTTGATTTTCCAATTGCGTTGGCGGGGAAAGCGTTAAAGCCGGGAACGTATGTGGCTAAACTCGAAGTCTATGGTAATCGGCAGCCAAACGGAAAGATCTTACGCACAACGGCAGAAGGTAAGCAACATTACCGGGATCACTGGACCATGACCAAACAATTTACTATTACCGAAAAAGCGGCTTCAACGTTAAATCAGCGGGATGTGACGATCAAGCCAAGCCATCCGCAGTGGACGTACATTCTAATTGGTGCCGTGATCGTCCTCATGGCACTGATCATCCTGCTACTGATTTTGCTACTGCGGCGTCAGGCTAAGAAACAAGCTTCTTAA